In Macadamia integrifolia cultivar HAES 741 chromosome 5, SCU_Mint_v3, whole genome shotgun sequence, a single window of DNA contains:
- the LOC122077762 gene encoding remorin 1.4-like isoform X2 yields MTSGRISQQEQEVHNPKQILGWKLRWPRLKKRYEKMNSTIQAWEEEKKKKARRRLDRKEGELEQRRARVLQQHRVEIQRINQIVGGAKAQAEEKRRNDEQLKAKEKANKIRATGKVPATCFFF; encoded by the exons ATGACAAGTGGAAGGATATCTCAACAAGAACAAGAGGTCCACAATCCAAAGCAGATACTTGGATGGAAGTTGAGATGGCCAAGATTAAAAAAACG GTATGAGAAGATGAATTCCACAATTCAAGCatgggaagaggagaagaagaagaaagctagACGTCGACTGGACAGGAAAGAG GGTGAATTGGAACAGAGAAGGGCAAGAGTCTTGCAACAACATCGTGTCGAGATACAAAGAATTAATCAAATCGTTGGGGGAGCAAAAGCACAAGctgaggaaaagagaagaaatgatgaACAGCTCAAGGCAAAAGAGAAAGCCAATAAAATCAGAGCAACAGGAAAGGTCCCTGCCACATGTTTCTTTTTCTGA
- the LOC122077762 gene encoding uncharacterized protein LOC122077762 isoform X1: MENLVKQMRRKATEVVPKAIFSSNEYSSDDGQHATAVAAAAFAINSLHEAKLADEKKIREGVAGQPYSGRISRKSTSKEWKEDKKISRGRSCEKIRKDGSEDIRECSHR; this comes from the exons ATGGAGAACTTGGTTAAGCAAATGAG ACGGAAAGCAACAGAAGTGGTTCCAAAGGCAATTTTCTCGTCAAATGAGTATTCCAGTGATGATGGCCAGCATGCAACTGCTGTTGCGGCTGCTGCGTTTGCCATCAATTCACTCCATGAAGCCAAGCTAGCAGATGAGAAAAAGATCAGAGAGGGTGTTGCTGGGCAGCCATACAGTGGAAGAATATCCAGAAAATCTACAAGCAAGGAATGGAAGGAAGACAAAAAAATCTCCAG AGGGCGCTCCTGTGAAAAAATTAGAAAGGATGGATCAGAGGATATCAGAGAATGTAGTCACCggtga